One Candidatus Hydrogenedentota bacterium DNA segment encodes these proteins:
- a CDS encoding type II toxin-antitoxin system Phd/YefM family antitoxin — protein MLRVNIHEIPDELRNAIDRVASTGARIGIELSNGSIAGLVPLEDLELAQRVEDCIDNQAADAALAEGGEVIPWEVVKKALNL, from the coding sequence TTGTTGAGAGTGAATATACACGAGATACCGGACGAGCTTCGTAACGCAATTGATCGCGTGGCAAGTACCGGTGCGCGAATTGGCATCGAGCTTAGCAACGGCTCAATTGCAGGGTTGGTTCCGCTGGAGGACCTAGAGTTGGCTCAGAGAGTGGAGGATTGCATCGATAATCAAGCTGCCGACGCCGCACTGGCGGAAGGCGGTGAAGTTATTCCTTGGGAGGTAGTAAAGAAGGCACTTAATCTCTAG
- a CDS encoding saccharopine dehydrogenase family protein: MSRVLIIGAGGVGGVVTHKCAQVPEVFSEITLASRTLSKCEAIRDQISRPIDVAQVDADDPKQVVALINKVKPKLLINVALPYQDLPIMDACLETGLDYLDTANYEPPDVAKFEYKWQWAYQDRFKQKGIMALLGCGFDPGVTNIFAAHAQKEHFDEIHYVDILDCNAGDHGHAFATNFNPEINIREITQKGKYWEKGEWKEIDPMSVSMDFDFPECGVKRAYLLYHEELESLVKHIKGLKRIRFWMTFGESYLTHLRVLQNVGMTRIDPVMFEGREIIPIQFLKALLPDPASLAPGYKGKTCIGCLIEGVKAGKPKKIFIYNVCDHAECYKEVKAQAISYTTGVPAMIGGMMMLTGQWRGEGVFNVEQFDPAPFMDKLNRHGLPWRVQEM; this comes from the coding sequence ATGAGCCGAGTATTAATCATTGGCGCCGGCGGTGTCGGCGGCGTGGTGACGCACAAGTGCGCGCAGGTGCCCGAGGTGTTCAGCGAGATCACGCTGGCCAGCCGGACGCTGTCAAAGTGCGAAGCAATCCGCGATCAGATTTCGCGGCCGATCGACGTTGCCCAGGTGGACGCGGACGATCCGAAGCAGGTTGTTGCCTTGATCAACAAGGTCAAGCCAAAACTGCTGATCAACGTCGCGCTGCCGTACCAGGACCTGCCGATCATGGATGCGTGTTTGGAGACTGGTCTCGACTATCTCGACACGGCGAACTACGAGCCGCCCGACGTCGCAAAGTTCGAGTACAAGTGGCAGTGGGCCTACCAGGACCGGTTCAAGCAGAAGGGCATCATGGCGCTACTCGGCTGCGGGTTCGACCCTGGCGTGACGAATATCTTCGCGGCCCACGCGCAGAAGGAACACTTTGACGAAATCCACTACGTCGATATCCTCGACTGCAATGCGGGCGATCACGGCCACGCGTTCGCTACGAATTTCAACCCGGAGATCAACATCCGCGAGATCACGCAGAAGGGCAAGTACTGGGAAAAAGGCGAGTGGAAAGAAATCGATCCCATGTCGGTGTCGATGGACTTCGATTTTCCCGAGTGCGGCGTAAAACGCGCGTATCTGCTCTATCACGAAGAACTGGAGTCGCTCGTGAAGCATATCAAGGGACTCAAGCGCATCCGCTTCTGGATGACGTTCGGCGAATCGTACCTCACGCACCTGCGCGTGTTGCAGAATGTCGGCATGACACGCATCGACCCCGTAATGTTCGAAGGCCGTGAAATCATTCCGATCCAGTTCCTGAAAGCGCTCCTGCCCGATCCCGCGTCGCTCGCGCCGGGATACAAAGGCAAGACGTGCATCGGCTGCCTGATCGAAGGCGTGAAAGCCGGCAAGCCCAAAAAGATTTTCATATACAACGTCTGCGACCACGCCGAGTGCTACAAGGAAGTCAAAGCGCAAGCCATCTCCTACACCACCGGCGTCCCCGCCATGATCGGCGGCATGATGATGCTCACCGGCCAATGGCGCGGCGAAGGCGTCTTCAATGTCGAACAGTTCGATCCCGCGCCGTTCATGGATAAACTGAACAGGCACGGGCTGCCGTGGCGCGTGCAGGAGATGTGA
- a CDS encoding sugar ABC transporter substrate-binding protein — translation MMREENRRAFLQWSTTSLALGALTTAFSCNETAPADAPMPVAPEGKRYKAAFSNAGLKATWCAHGMKTAEWWGKHLGVDVTIYDSQLNIDKQRQDIEDMTTKDWDFVAIQAYAIQTLAEPVKRLIDRGIPVIDFDTRIVPEGEDIGLWTFMTPDHEKLAEQATEMICQSIGGKGKIVHTQGALAHTGAQLRAKGFHTVVAKYPEIEVIDEQPADWDINKAGQIWDDLLVRYDQIDGAFCHNDDMAMAAVQAIKRSGKERKVVFGSIDAQEQGLNGVINGDLICSAMNAAGRIHLTALMVGYFACAQGQKKDQVPPFMIIDNPVVTKDNAAGFKYLMENRMI, via the coding sequence ATGATGCGTGAAGAGAATCGCCGTGCGTTTTTGCAGTGGTCGACGACGTCGTTGGCCTTGGGCGCGTTGACGACTGCGTTCAGTTGCAACGAGACTGCGCCCGCCGACGCCCCGATGCCCGTGGCGCCGGAGGGCAAGCGTTATAAGGCGGCGTTCTCCAACGCCGGACTCAAGGCGACGTGGTGCGCGCACGGGATGAAGACTGCGGAGTGGTGGGGTAAACATCTTGGCGTGGACGTCACCATTTACGATTCGCAACTGAACATCGACAAGCAGCGGCAGGACATTGAAGACATGACGACGAAGGACTGGGACTTCGTCGCGATTCAGGCTTACGCAATCCAGACGCTGGCGGAGCCGGTGAAACGCCTTATCGACAGGGGCATTCCCGTGATCGATTTTGACACGCGCATTGTGCCCGAGGGCGAGGACATCGGTCTGTGGACCTTCATGACGCCGGACCACGAGAAGCTCGCAGAACAAGCCACGGAGATGATTTGCCAATCCATCGGCGGCAAAGGGAAGATTGTTCATACGCAGGGCGCCCTCGCGCACACCGGCGCGCAACTCCGCGCGAAGGGTTTTCACACCGTTGTCGCAAAGTATCCTGAGATCGAAGTCATCGACGAACAGCCCGCGGACTGGGACATCAACAAGGCAGGCCAGATTTGGGACGACCTGCTCGTGCGGTACGACCAGATCGATGGGGCGTTCTGCCACAACGACGACATGGCGATGGCGGCGGTGCAGGCGATCAAGCGATCCGGGAAGGAGCGCAAAGTCGTGTTTGGCAGCATCGACGCGCAAGAGCAAGGGTTAAACGGCGTGATAAACGGTGACCTGATCTGTTCCGCGATGAACGCGGCCGGCCGTATCCATCTTACGGCGCTGATGGTTGGGTATTTCGCGTGCGCACAGGGACAGAAGAAGGATCAGGTGCCGCCGTTCATGATCATCGACAATCCGGTCGTGACCAAGGACAACGCTGCGGGGTTCAAGTACTTGATGGAAAATAGAATGATTTGA
- the fumC gene encoding class II fumarate hydratase, translating into MQYRIERDTMGEMQVPVDRYYGCQTARSLVHFAIGTEKMPREIIRALGILKKAAALVNQDMGLLQPDLCTIICAAADEVIEGKLDDHFPLSVWQTGSGTQTNMNANEVISNRAIEMAGGEMGSKRPVHPNDHVNMSQSSNDTFPTAMSIAACEQIHHKLLAALRTLRDTLAKKSAAFEAIIKIGRTHLMDATPLTLGQEFAGYARQLTNGIDRIESTMPRLYELALGGTAVGTGLNTKKGYDVKVAAKIAELTGLPFATAPNKFESLAAHDALVMTHGALKTVACSLMKIANDVRWLASGPRCGLGEITIPENEPGSSIMPGKVNPTQSEAITMIAAQVMGNDVAVNIGGASGNFELNVFKPVIIYNALQSIRLLADGAHSFNEHCAEGIEPNTARIDELLHKSLMLVTALNRKIGYDNAAKIAKTAHKNGTTLKQEAINLGLLTAEEFDAEVDPSKMIGPS; encoded by the coding sequence GTGCAGTACCGAATCGAGCGCGACACGATGGGCGAGATGCAGGTGCCGGTGGACCGGTATTACGGGTGCCAGACGGCGCGGTCGCTGGTGCATTTTGCGATTGGCACGGAGAAAATGCCGCGTGAGATCATCCGCGCGCTGGGGATACTGAAGAAGGCGGCGGCGCTGGTAAATCAGGACATGGGCCTGCTTCAGCCGGACCTCTGCACGATCATCTGCGCCGCGGCGGACGAGGTCATTGAAGGCAAGCTCGACGATCATTTTCCGCTGTCGGTGTGGCAGACGGGCAGCGGCACGCAGACCAACATGAACGCAAACGAGGTCATTTCGAACCGGGCCATCGAGATGGCCGGCGGCGAGATGGGCAGCAAGAGGCCCGTGCACCCGAACGACCACGTGAACATGTCGCAATCGTCGAACGACACCTTCCCCACGGCGATGAGCATCGCGGCGTGCGAGCAGATTCATCACAAGTTGTTGGCCGCGCTGCGCACGTTGCGCGACACCCTGGCGAAGAAGTCCGCGGCGTTCGAGGCGATCATCAAGATCGGCCGCACGCATTTGATGGACGCGACGCCGCTAACGCTCGGCCAGGAATTCGCCGGCTACGCGCGGCAACTGACGAACGGGATCGATCGGATCGAATCGACCATGCCGCGCCTCTACGAACTTGCGCTCGGCGGCACGGCGGTGGGCACCGGGTTGAACACGAAAAAAGGCTACGACGTGAAAGTCGCAGCGAAAATCGCGGAGTTGACCGGCCTGCCCTTCGCCACCGCGCCGAACAAGTTCGAGTCGCTCGCCGCGCACGACGCGCTGGTGATGACGCATGGCGCGCTGAAGACCGTCGCGTGCAGTCTCATGAAGATCGCGAACGACGTGCGCTGGCTGGCGAGCGGCCCGCGCTGCGGTCTCGGCGAGATCACGATTCCGGAAAACGAACCGGGATCGTCAATCATGCCCGGCAAAGTGAACCCCACGCAGAGCGAGGCGATCACGATGATCGCCGCGCAGGTCATGGGCAACGACGTCGCGGTCAATATCGGCGGCGCCTCCGGCAATTTCGAGTTGAACGTGTTCAAGCCGGTGATTATCTACAACGCGCTGCAGTCGATTCGGCTGCTCGCCGACGGGGCGCATTCGTTCAACGAACACTGTGCCGAGGGCATCGAGCCGAACACGGCGCGCATCGACGAGCTGCTGCACAAATCGCTCATGCTCGTCACGGCGCTCAACCGCAAAATCGGCTATGACAACGCCGCGAAGATCGCCAAGACCGCACACAAGAACGGCACGACGCTGAAGCAGGAAGCGATCAATCTCGGCCTGCTCACGGCGGAAGAGTTCGACGCCGAGGTCGATCCATCGAAGATGATCGGACCGTCGTAA
- a CDS encoding DNA internalization-related competence protein ComEC/Rec2 yields MNRPLVWVAASMLGGVLAASWGFAPGVAPLACVAVAAVLAAVRFRNPRVRPLVVALGFAGVGAAHWNLTLSPNSDALCRHVAGHSNLPITLEGVVRGVQLVMPGDDRFRFTVDINRHISGSTSTPLEGRAVVHWARSATRLYPGDRIRLEGKPRVAIAEVNPGVNGYEDYMRNRGVHTAIEASGPNAVERLRAAPWYSPWQWAARLRQLQAENLARAMPHDVHSFVYAIWLGHQSALSQTEYQDYVWSGTAHILSVSGIHAAIIAFSLHFALRVLQVPRRARAVLVMLAVFAFAMAAGASVPALRAAIMVCLYLSADLVEREPDTPTALSIAGIVFLLWDPRSVFDIGAQLSFASVASILLFVSIVQDWMDEAYGALRAKLDPKQAGPLEHGFVYRTLRAPLAVSFSVQILPLPIAAASFHVLPLASPIANLIVIPILGAVLWLCFAASLLSFVWLPAAQIAGYATWLPIEALRSVAEVSASLKPAALALTTPTPFAWGVYWIAAALLAASTAVRKERRKRVLACAAIAFVIGFAAWRPCGREPEIVMLDVGHGDASFIRMTSGETLLIDGGDASEYGDRGRQIVAPFLWARGVTQLDALMASHGDRDHLGGLIYVVDNFRVGTAILGAVETDRPLEREFLARCGARGTTVVRVARGETLHIGDAQFAVLHPAPDLPPTTLPNNLSIVARVPFGGKTFLFSGDIEDEIERTLDPAAIDADVLKVPHHGADTSSTPAFIDAVTPEYAVISTGSHGRRVMDQPIVDRYAGRGIAVLRTDRLGAIRFTLQDGELRVEAERAKRGYAIAQN; encoded by the coding sequence ATGAACCGGCCGCTCGTCTGGGTTGCAGCCAGCATGCTCGGCGGCGTGCTGGCGGCGTCGTGGGGCTTCGCGCCCGGCGTTGCGCCCCTTGCTTGCGTCGCCGTGGCGGCGGTGCTGGCCGCGGTCCGGTTTCGGAATCCGCGGGTTCGGCCACTTGTAGTCGCGCTCGGCTTTGCCGGCGTCGGCGCGGCCCACTGGAACCTCACGCTCTCCCCCAACTCCGACGCGCTGTGCCGGCACGTTGCCGGCCACTCCAACCTGCCCATCACCCTTGAAGGAGTCGTGCGCGGCGTTCAACTCGTAATGCCGGGTGATGACCGGTTTCGCTTCACGGTGGACATCAATCGTCACATCAGCGGCTCCACGTCAACGCCGCTGGAAGGTCGCGCGGTTGTTCACTGGGCGCGCAGTGCGACGCGGCTCTATCCCGGCGACCGGATCCGTTTGGAGGGAAAACCCCGCGTCGCGATCGCGGAAGTGAACCCGGGCGTGAACGGATACGAGGACTATATGCGCAACCGCGGCGTGCACACCGCAATCGAAGCGTCGGGACCGAACGCCGTTGAGCGGCTCCGCGCCGCGCCGTGGTACTCGCCGTGGCAATGGGCGGCGCGCTTGCGGCAATTGCAGGCGGAAAACCTCGCGCGAGCGATGCCGCACGACGTGCATTCCTTTGTATACGCGATATGGCTCGGCCATCAGAGCGCGCTCAGCCAGACCGAATACCAGGATTACGTCTGGTCCGGCACAGCGCACATACTGTCCGTTTCGGGCATCCACGCGGCGATCATCGCGTTCTCGCTGCACTTTGCGCTGCGCGTGTTGCAGGTGCCGCGGCGCGCGCGGGCGGTCCTTGTGATGCTCGCGGTGTTCGCGTTCGCGATGGCCGCCGGAGCGAGCGTGCCCGCATTGCGCGCGGCAATCATGGTGTGCCTGTATTTGTCCGCAGACCTGGTCGAGCGCGAGCCGGATACGCCGACTGCGCTGAGCATTGCGGGAATCGTCTTTCTGTTGTGGGACCCGCGCAGCGTGTTCGATATTGGGGCCCAACTTTCGTTCGCAAGCGTCGCGTCCATATTGTTGTTTGTGTCGATCGTCCAGGATTGGATGGACGAGGCGTACGGCGCGCTGCGCGCGAAGTTGGACCCGAAGCAAGCGGGGCCGCTCGAACACGGATTTGTGTACAGGACATTGCGCGCACCGCTGGCTGTTTCGTTTTCCGTTCAAATCCTGCCCTTGCCAATCGCCGCGGCGAGCTTCCATGTGTTGCCGTTGGCTTCGCCGATCGCGAACCTGATCGTCATACCGATACTCGGCGCGGTGTTGTGGTTGTGCTTTGCGGCGTCGCTGCTGTCGTTCGTGTGGTTGCCCGCCGCGCAAATCGCGGGGTATGCAACGTGGCTGCCGATCGAAGCGTTGCGGTCCGTTGCCGAGGTGAGCGCGTCGCTGAAGCCGGCGGCCTTGGCGCTGACGACACCGACCCCATTTGCGTGGGGAGTGTACTGGATCGCGGCGGCGCTGCTTGCGGCGTCAACTGCCGTGCGCAAGGAGCGGCGCAAGCGCGTGCTGGCTTGCGCCGCGATTGCATTTGTTATCGGCTTTGCCGCGTGGCGGCCTTGTGGGCGCGAGCCGGAGATTGTCATGCTCGACGTGGGACACGGCGACGCGTCTTTCATCCGCATGACCTCCGGCGAGACGCTGCTCATCGACGGCGGCGACGCGAGCGAGTATGGGGATCGCGGACGGCAAATCGTCGCGCCGTTCCTCTGGGCGCGCGGCGTGACCCAACTCGACGCGTTGATGGCGTCCCACGGCGATCGCGATCACCTTGGCGGTCTGATCTACGTTGTCGACAACTTCCGCGTGGGTACGGCGATTCTCGGAGCGGTGGAAACGGATCGGCCGCTCGAGCGGGAATTTCTTGCGCGGTGCGGAGCTCGGGGCACGACAGTCGTACGCGTCGCGCGCGGCGAAACGCTCCACATCGGTGACGCGCAGTTTGCCGTGTTGCATCCGGCGCCCGATCTGCCGCCCACAACGCTGCCCAACAACCTCAGTATCGTCGCGCGCGTGCCGTTCGGCGGGAAGACCTTTCTCTTTTCCGGGGACATCGAGGACGAGATCGAGCGAACGCTTGACCCCGCGGCGATCGATGCCGACGTGCTGAAGGTGCCCCATCACGGAGCGGATACGTCAAGCACACCGGCGTTCATCGACGCAGTGACGCCGGAGTATGCCGTTATCTCGACGGGTTCCCACGGCCGCCGTGTGATGGACCAGCCGATCGTCGACCGCTACGCCGGCCGTGGCATCGCCGTGCTCCGGACCGACCGTCTCGGCGCGATTCGCTTCACGCTGCAGGACGGTGAATTGCGCGTCGAAGCCGAGCGCGCGAAACGCGGATACGCGATTGCACAGAATTGA
- the glpK gene encoding glycerol kinase GlpK, producing MGKNFVLAMDQGTTSSRSIVFDQNGTICASVAQEFEQLYPKPGWVEHDPEAIWRSQVETARAAIVQAKITAGDIAAIGITNQRETTVVWERATGRPIHNAIVWQCRRTADLCDRLRSEGLVEEFRDKTGLVLDAYFSGTKVRWLLDNIPGARLRAAHGELCFGTIDSWLLFRLTGRHATDYSNASRTLMFDIHKLSWDASILNHLDVPPELLPEVRPTAGIFGTTSLFGPEIPVAAMCGDQQSALFGQTAFETGECKNTYGTGCFALMNTGPAPVHSKHGLLTTVAWGIGDTVEYAIEGSVFIGGAVVQWLRDELRLISSAAESETVAAQVPDTGGVHLVPAFVGLGAPYWDMQARGILTGLTRGSGRAHLVRAALESIAYQSADVIGSMKNDVNHEIPILKVDGGASNNNLLMQHQADVLGIPVRRGQVTETTALGAAYLAGLATEVWSGLDELRARWKLDREFVPQWSESRRLEALAAWRNAVAKARS from the coding sequence ATGGGCAAGAATTTCGTACTCGCGATGGACCAGGGGACAACCAGTTCGAGGTCAATCGTTTTCGACCAGAACGGCACGATTTGCGCCTCGGTCGCGCAGGAATTCGAGCAACTCTATCCCAAGCCGGGCTGGGTCGAGCATGATCCGGAGGCCATTTGGCGGTCCCAAGTGGAGACGGCCCGGGCCGCCATCGTTCAGGCGAAAATCACGGCGGGCGATATTGCGGCCATCGGCATCACCAACCAGCGCGAAACGACCGTGGTGTGGGAACGCGCGACCGGCCGGCCCATTCACAATGCCATCGTCTGGCAGTGCCGTCGCACGGCAGACCTCTGTGACCGCCTGCGTTCCGAAGGTTTGGTCGAGGAATTCCGCGACAAAACCGGTCTGGTCTTGGATGCCTACTTCTCGGGCACGAAGGTGCGTTGGCTGCTGGACAATATTCCGGGCGCGCGATTGCGGGCTGCCCACGGCGAGTTGTGTTTCGGCACGATTGACAGTTGGCTGCTGTTCCGGTTGACCGGCCGGCACGCGACCGATTATTCGAACGCCTCACGCACGCTCATGTTCGATATCCACAAATTGAGCTGGGACGCGTCCATTCTGAATCACCTCGACGTTCCCCCGGAACTGCTGCCCGAAGTCCGGCCAACGGCCGGAATCTTCGGGACGACGTCGCTCTTTGGGCCGGAGATTCCCGTGGCCGCGATGTGCGGCGACCAACAAAGCGCATTATTCGGGCAGACCGCTTTCGAGACGGGCGAGTGTAAAAATACGTACGGCACAGGCTGCTTCGCGTTGATGAATACCGGCCCTGCGCCGGTACACTCGAAGCATGGCCTGCTAACCACCGTCGCTTGGGGAATCGGGGATACGGTCGAGTACGCTATCGAGGGCAGCGTGTTCATCGGCGGCGCGGTGGTCCAATGGCTGCGTGACGAGCTTCGATTGATCTCGAGTGCCGCGGAAAGTGAGACCGTAGCCGCACAAGTGCCGGATACCGGGGGCGTCCATCTGGTTCCCGCGTTTGTCGGGTTGGGCGCCCCCTACTGGGACATGCAAGCACGCGGCATCCTGACCGGCCTGACCCGCGGCTCGGGGCGCGCTCACCTCGTGCGCGCAGCACTCGAGTCCATTGCATACCAGTCCGCAGACGTGATCGGCAGTATGAAAAACGACGTAAACCACGAAATTCCAATACTTAAGGTAGACGGTGGAGCGTCGAATAACAACCTGCTGATGCAGCACCAGGCCGATGTGCTCGGAATTCCCGTTCGACGCGGGCAAGTAACTGAAACGACGGCACTTGGAGCTGCCTACTTAGCGGGCCTCGCAACGGAGGTGTGGAGCGGTCTCGACGAGCTGCGGGCCCGGTGGAAGTTGGATCGAGAATTTGTTCCACAATGGAGCGAGAGCCGCAGGCTCGAAGCCCTTGCAGCTTGGCGAAATGCCGTCGCGAAGGCCCGATCTTAG
- a CDS encoding class I SAM-dependent methyltransferase produces MAGSLVRATRGAGLLEGFLARKRREKALDLLRPSGAITGVLDIGCGAFPLLLMNIEAAERIGIDQSVEPDVARASAARGIEIVAHDLARNPSLPYESGRFEVVTMLAVIEHVPRDAGLTVAREVHRVLKHGGKFILTTPAAWTDPILRSMARLGLVSAQEIDEHKALFTRATLGTLLRDAGFDRSRITVGAFELGMNLWALAIR; encoded by the coding sequence ATGGCGGGTAGTCTCGTTCGCGCGACGCGGGGCGCCGGACTGCTCGAGGGGTTTCTTGCGCGCAAGCGGCGGGAGAAAGCCCTCGACCTGCTTCGCCCGTCCGGCGCGATCACGGGCGTGCTCGATATCGGGTGCGGCGCGTTCCCGCTACTGCTTATGAATATCGAGGCGGCCGAACGCATCGGCATCGACCAGTCGGTGGAGCCGGACGTGGCGCGGGCCAGCGCCGCGCGCGGCATTGAGATCGTCGCGCACGACCTCGCGCGAAATCCTTCGTTGCCCTATGAAAGCGGACGATTCGAGGTAGTCACGATGCTCGCGGTCATCGAGCATGTCCCGCGCGATGCGGGCCTGACCGTCGCGCGCGAGGTCCATCGCGTACTCAAACATGGCGGAAAATTCATCTTAACAACGCCGGCGGCCTGGACAGACCCGATCCTGCGATCCATGGCGCGGTTGGGGTTGGTGAGTGCGCAGGAGATCGACGAGCACAAGGCGCTTTTCACGCGCGCGACGCTGGGAACTCTACTTCGCGACGCCGGTTTTGACCGTTCGCGCATCACCGTTGGCGCGTTCGAGTTGGGTATGAACCTGTGGGCACTGGCTATACGGTGA
- a CDS encoding glycosyltransferase family 39 protein: MTAAQSVDSREPLEESGGATAHSYGALALVLIALALRIVEYLHNKAIWLDEAHLALNILQRGYAGLTERLDAGQGAPLMFLWAERFTANVLGPGEYSLRLLPLIASLASCVLLYALLRRTLPMRGLLMALAIFALAVPVIRYASEVKAYATDLAVALALYLMVLPLERRPLSPGYAALLAVCGAASVWCAFPATLVLAGLAAVLIVRAVGEKGMRSIAMAAAIAVAWTSSAAANYWLMLRHNTENAEVRTWWLDRFMPLPPTSPSDAYWFVRTYFEVFAEPMGLGAAGLGALLFLFGVYTLWNTNRIRLAFLLAPIVSTLLASGMQVYPFMGRFLLFLVPLILIGIGEGWDFFAANARHRAVVVAAAAVLLVQPAAGALKGAMQGGGDGVRPVFDHVAQHFAEGDKLYVYCWAVPTFHYYELKSGVDYPKVDGQSSRADWPGYVREIAPLRGNSRVWVVLTNTPRQLVGQEDKFILTHLDTIGRRSGERVFAESSVYLYDLRGPSDHGG, translated from the coding sequence ATGACCGCGGCGCAATCGGTTGACTCACGAGAACCGCTCGAGGAATCGGGCGGTGCAACTGCGCACTCTTATGGGGCGCTCGCGCTGGTGCTGATCGCGCTGGCGTTGCGCATCGTCGAATACCTGCACAACAAGGCCATTTGGCTTGACGAGGCGCACCTCGCGCTAAACATTCTCCAGCGCGGCTATGCGGGCCTTACCGAGCGGCTCGATGCGGGGCAGGGCGCGCCGTTGATGTTTTTGTGGGCGGAACGATTCACTGCAAACGTCCTCGGTCCCGGCGAGTATTCGTTGCGCTTGCTGCCGCTTATCGCGTCGCTTGCGTCGTGCGTACTGCTGTACGCGCTGCTACGCCGCACGTTGCCCATGCGCGGGCTGCTGATGGCGCTCGCGATATTCGCGCTGGCAGTTCCCGTCATTCGGTACGCATCGGAAGTGAAAGCGTATGCCACCGATCTCGCCGTCGCGCTTGCGTTGTATCTCATGGTCCTTCCGCTGGAACGCAGACCGCTTTCGCCGGGCTACGCCGCGCTGCTTGCGGTATGCGGCGCCGCGAGCGTGTGGTGCGCGTTTCCCGCAACGTTGGTATTGGCCGGTCTAGCTGCCGTTCTCATTGTGCGTGCCGTGGGCGAAAAGGGCATGCGCAGTATTGCGATGGCCGCGGCGATTGCCGTCGCGTGGACCTCAAGTGCAGCCGCCAACTATTGGCTCATGCTGCGCCACAACACCGAGAATGCGGAAGTGCGAACATGGTGGCTGGATCGGTTCATGCCGCTTCCGCCCACCTCGCCGTCGGATGCGTATTGGTTTGTCCGGACCTATTTCGAAGTCTTTGCAGAACCGATGGGGCTCGGTGCGGCCGGGTTGGGGGCGCTGTTATTCCTGTTCGGCGTGTATACCTTGTGGAACACCAACCGAATTCGCCTTGCGTTTCTGCTGGCGCCGATCGTGTCGACGCTACTCGCCAGCGGCATGCAGGTGTACCCGTTTATGGGCCGGTTCCTGTTGTTTCTGGTTCCGCTGATCTTGATTGGGATCGGCGAAGGCTGGGACTTTTTCGCAGCGAACGCGCGGCACCGAGCGGTCGTCGTTGCGGCCGCGGCGGTCCTTCTGGTACAGCCCGCCGCGGGCGCGCTGAAGGGCGCAATGCAAGGCGGCGGCGACGGTGTGCGCCCCGTGTTCGACCATGTCGCGCAGCATTTCGCCGAAGGCGATAAGTTGTACGTCTATTGTTGGGCGGTCCCGACGTTCCATTATTATGAATTGAAATCGGGCGTGGACTATCCAAAGGTCGACGGCCAATCCTCGCGGGCGGACTGGCCGGGCTACGTGCGCGAGATCGCGCCGCTACGGGGCAATTCCCGAGTGTGGGTCGTCTTGACCAATACGCCGAGGCAACTCGTCGGGCAGGAAGACAAGTTCATTCTCACGCATCTGGACACGATCGGCAGACGCTCCGGCGAGCGAGTATTCGCCGAGTCGAGTGTCTACCTCTACGATCTGCGGGGCCCCTCCGATCATGGCGGGTAG
- a CDS encoding TIGR00266 family protein: MARAHEIEYEIHGDDMQLVEVILDPGEGVRAEAGAMTFMEPGIQMETSTGGGLLKGFKRMVTGESFFITNFTNNGAGKQKVGFAAPYPGKIIPIDLAKVGGTFMCQKDSFLCAAQGVDINVAFTKKIGAGLFGGEGFILQKLEGDGLAFVHAGGTIIKKDLRAGETLRIDTGCLVAFHPTMRYDIQMVGGFKNALFGGEGLFLATVSGPGPVLLQSLPFSRLADRIMAAAGGSKGESKGVAGLGRNLLGGMISGD; the protein is encoded by the coding sequence ATGGCGAGAGCGCACGAGATTGAATACGAAATTCACGGCGACGACATGCAACTGGTGGAAGTCATCCTGGACCCGGGCGAGGGTGTGCGCGCGGAGGCGGGCGCCATGACGTTCATGGAACCCGGCATTCAGATGGAGACCAGCACCGGCGGCGGACTGCTGAAGGGCTTCAAGCGCATGGTCACCGGCGAGAGTTTCTTCATTACGAATTTTACCAACAATGGCGCGGGCAAACAGAAGGTCGGGTTTGCCGCGCCGTATCCCGGCAAGATCATCCCGATTGATCTCGCGAAAGTCGGCGGCACGTTCATGTGTCAGAAGGACTCGTTTCTCTGCGCGGCACAGGGTGTCGATATCAATGTTGCGTTTACGAAGAAAATCGGCGCGGGCCTCTTCGGCGGAGAAGGCTTCATCCTGCAAAAGCTCGAAGGGGACGGGCTCGCCTTCGTTCATGCGGGCGGCACGATAATTAAGAAAGACCTTCGCGCGGGCGAGACGCTGCGCATCGACACGGGGTGCCTTGTCGCGTTTCATCCGACGATGCGCTACGACATTCAGATGGTCGGCGGTTTCAAGAACGCGCTCTTCGGCGGCGAAGGTCTCTTCCTCGCAACGGTCTCCGGACCCGGCCCGGTGCTTTTGCAGAGCCTGCCGTTTTCGCGCCTGGCCGATCGCATCATGGCCGCGGCGGGCGGGTCGAAAGGCGAATCGAAAGGCGTCGCGGGCCTCGGACGAAACTTGCTTGGCGGAATGATCAGCGGCGACTGA